One Nonomuraea angiospora DNA segment encodes these proteins:
- a CDS encoding DUF742 domain-containing protein, producing MTGEDPGPLLRLFGLTGGRARPQGESFDLVAIVTSVAGSYEPAELLPEHRAVLSLCQKPTPVADVAAHLRLPLNITRVMLSDLRREGLVTIERPRPAAQTIDERIYREVLHGLRSL from the coding sequence GTGACCGGGGAGGATCCCGGGCCGCTGCTCCGGCTCTTCGGGCTGACCGGGGGCCGGGCGCGGCCGCAGGGCGAGTCGTTCGACCTGGTGGCCATCGTCACGTCGGTCGCCGGCTCCTACGAGCCCGCGGAGCTGCTCCCGGAGCATCGCGCCGTGCTGTCGCTGTGCCAGAAGCCCACGCCGGTGGCCGATGTCGCGGCGCACCTCCGGCTGCCGCTCAACATCACCCGGGTCATGCTGAGCGATCTGCGGCGAGAGGGCCTTGTCACCATCGAGCGCCCGCGCCCCGCGGCGCAGACGATCGACGAACGCATCTACAGGGAAGTGCTGCATGGACTACGCAGCCTCTGA
- a CDS encoding YcaO-like family protein: MPLDEAGRRASAALTALGLRAELADAGDGRDPTAWWCRLLGGAGDPAPVACGMGKGRPDEARVGALFEAVEHYLTGPAGFDPAAVRSVSPAALATGPLRGDACALLLAGTPGRRMACLRYRPLDGPPLPRRRADALVPLFLSAPWYAEAGAAPLRELAGDDCDYADLMRYSCNSGSAVGITAAEALLHALNEAVERDALSLLLVRAFLGGDGFRLRLIDPGTLPHGLARAYATAEELTGSPVHLLDITSDLGVPTMLAYTAPTARRPHRRGGGTSLDPEYAAWRALTELVQSTLGEGLPHSGLTGRAARSGAARGDLAGLAAHPALHACGRFDLTGALREARVVPFPEAGAAAGAPGAQLRKVTAKLAARGHPAYHRMVRVLPCGITAVHVIVPDLERFMLVTDGNLVLPGRRGLAAAAGRVSESMPQDWRPPSMR; this comes from the coding sequence GTGCCGCTGGACGAGGCCGGGAGGCGGGCGTCCGCGGCGCTGACCGCGCTCGGCCTGCGGGCGGAGCTCGCGGACGCGGGCGACGGCCGCGACCCGACCGCCTGGTGGTGCCGCCTGCTCGGCGGCGCGGGGGACCCCGCGCCGGTCGCGTGCGGGATGGGCAAAGGACGCCCGGACGAGGCCCGCGTGGGCGCTCTGTTCGAGGCCGTCGAGCACTATCTCACCGGCCCGGCCGGGTTCGACCCCGCCGCCGTGCGGTCCGTCTCGCCCGCCGCGCTCGCCACGGGCCCGCTGCGCGGGGACGCCTGCGCGCTGCTGCTGGCCGGAACGCCCGGCCGGCGGATGGCCTGCCTGCGCTATCGCCCCCTCGACGGGCCGCCCCTCCCCCGCCGTCGGGCCGACGCGCTGGTGCCGCTGTTCCTGTCGGCCCCCTGGTACGCCGAGGCCGGCGCCGCCCCGCTGCGTGAGCTGGCCGGGGACGACTGCGACTACGCCGACCTGATGCGCTACAGCTGCAACAGCGGCTCGGCCGTCGGCATCACCGCCGCCGAGGCGCTGCTGCACGCCCTCAACGAGGCCGTGGAGCGGGACGCCCTGTCGCTGCTGCTGGTGCGGGCCTTCCTGGGCGGGGACGGCTTCCGGCTCAGGCTGATCGACCCGGGGACGCTTCCGCACGGCCTCGCGCGGGCGTACGCGACGGCGGAGGAGCTGACCGGGTCACCGGTACACCTGCTGGACATCACCAGCGACCTCGGCGTGCCGACGATGCTGGCGTACACGGCTCCGACCGCCCGCCGGCCGCACCGGCGCGGCGGCGGCACCTCGCTGGACCCCGAGTACGCCGCCTGGCGGGCGCTCACTGAGCTCGTCCAGAGCACGCTCGGCGAGGGCCTGCCGCACTCCGGTCTGACCGGGCGGGCGGCGCGCTCCGGAGCCGCACGCGGCGATCTCGCCGGGCTGGCGGCGCACCCCGCGCTGCACGCGTGCGGGCGGTTCGACCTCACCGGCGCCCTGCGCGAGGCGCGGGTGGTCCCCTTCCCCGAGGCCGGCGCGGCGGCCGGGGCTCCCGGCGCCCAGCTGCGGAAGGTGACCGCGAAGCTGGCCGCCCGGGGCCACCCGGCCTACCACCGCATGGTGCGCGTCCTGCCCTGCGGGATCACCGCGGTCCACGTGATCGTGCCGGACCTGGAGCGGTTCATGCTGGTCACCGACGGCAACCTCGTCCTGCCCGGCCGCAGGGGGCTGGCCGCCGCGGCCGGGAGGGTTTCCGAATCGATGCCACAGGATTGGCGGCCTCCATCAATGAGGTGA
- a CDS encoding GTP-binding protein: protein MDYAASEPGTTAVASALAIKILIAGGFGVGKTTLVGTISEIRPLHTEELLSERGIGVDDTSGVESKTTTTVALDFGRITIRDGLWLYLFGTPGQDRFWFMWDELALGALGAVVLADTRRLGDCFPAVDYFEQRGVPFVVAVNCFDGARRHDPAKVRRALALNERIPIVLCDVRDRASVKEVLTTLVKYAVEGG from the coding sequence ATGGACTACGCAGCCTCTGAGCCGGGGACGACCGCGGTCGCCTCGGCCTTGGCCATCAAGATCCTCATCGCGGGCGGGTTCGGCGTCGGCAAGACCACCTTGGTCGGCACGATCAGCGAGATCCGGCCGCTGCACACCGAGGAGCTGCTGAGCGAGCGGGGCATCGGGGTGGACGACACCTCGGGCGTGGAGTCCAAGACCACCACCACGGTCGCGCTCGACTTCGGCCGCATCACCATCCGCGACGGGCTGTGGCTGTACCTGTTCGGCACCCCCGGGCAGGACCGCTTCTGGTTCATGTGGGACGAACTGGCCCTCGGCGCGCTCGGCGCCGTCGTGCTCGCCGACACGCGCCGCCTGGGCGACTGCTTCCCCGCGGTCGACTACTTCGAGCAGCGCGGCGTCCCGTTCGTGGTCGCCGTGAACTGCTTCGACGGGGCCCGCCGCCACGACCCGGCCAAGGTGCGGCGGGCGCTCGCGCTGAACGAGCGCATCCCGATCGTGCTGTGCGACGTCCGCGACCGCGCGTCGGTCAAGGAGGTGCTCACCACATTGGTGAAGTACGCGGTGGAAGGCGGATGA
- a CDS encoding roadblock/LC7 domain-containing protein, giving the protein MPDPRSELSWLLDDLTQRVPGIRHAIVLSADGLAMGGSRNLTREDAEHLSAISAGSHSLAMGAGRHFGMGGVRQTIIEMEDGFLFVTAAGQGARLAVLATGDAELGMVTYEMALMVKRVGEHLSAQPRGAAPAPAWNGARQ; this is encoded by the coding sequence ATGCCCGACCCGAGAAGTGAACTGAGCTGGCTGCTGGACGACCTCACCCAGCGCGTCCCCGGCATCCGGCACGCCATCGTGCTGTCCGCCGACGGGCTGGCCATGGGCGGCTCCCGGAACCTGACCCGCGAGGACGCCGAGCACCTGTCCGCCATCTCCGCCGGCAGCCACAGCCTCGCCATGGGCGCCGGGCGGCACTTCGGCATGGGCGGCGTACGGCAGACGATCATCGAGATGGAGGACGGCTTCCTGTTCGTCACCGCGGCCGGCCAGGGCGCCCGGCTGGCCGTGCTCGCCACGGGCGACGCCGAGCTGGGCATGGTCACGTACGAGATGGCGCTCATGGTCAAGCGGGTCGGCGAGCACCTCTCCGCGCAGCCGAGGGGAGCGGCACCGGCACCCGCCTGGAACGGCGCAAGACAGTGA
- a CDS encoding sensor histidine kinase, translated as MSSPPPIRTKLLRILLLPLVSMVALWGFIAYSSVEEIVTVSQAQDRWEGIGSPVLQLIVELQRERQLSAEAVRGTGSYEPLAEQRRVTDGKAKRLREVISALDVGAAEGDTPAQVQALLQALDGLQSLRDSADGGVLAPPLTIIEAYNNLISVANGQFSDRDALSDVSSYQAVRGMAAYSAAAEYLGREHAVLTTTIVHHKMTPRDRASFVSAMTSRRLVFANAERDVGPELRANYDRLVASASYKRLVDAEDLLFGWDTSGGAPPVDPTVWKRDADAIFGAISRDTQTELARTAQEAQSQKSGAYWRIGLVLLLGLAAVVASVALSYRFGRSLITELSRLQESAVELAERRLPRLVERLRRGDDVDPATEAPGLDRADTAEVDRVVHAFSAVRRTAVEAAVGQATLRKGVGLVFLNLARRNQALLHRQLTLLDTMERRVEEPEVLEDLFKLDHLTTRMRRHAENLIILSDSAPARRWRDPVPLFDVVRAAGLEVEDYTRVTVVPMPNAPLLVGPAVTDVIHLVAELVENATVFSPPDTTVHIRSMTAANGFALEVEDRGLGLNHATLDELNSKLADPPEFDLADSDRLGLFVVSRLAARHGIKVSLRRSPYDGTTAIVLLPASLLVNLQPPAVAPATDRVAAHIARPMRALGTGPAEPRPRGVAVAPEPLPPLGPDAPARAPERGTWFEAGPPSTPIIQAGPVTGPVNGSANGLTGSPLDGSPNGLAGGPGDGLAAGLGNGLAAGLGNGLANGAANGPSGGLVDEFLEGLVDGLADGPDSGPATGPIRIPTPVPGPATPPGPPAGWSVTVPAEEADDDLDGLPMRVPQASLAPQLRSARRADRRSTSARSPEELAQLMSSMQRGWQQGRRQAEQGQDVWNRKDDHPDARPEK; from the coding sequence ATGAGTTCGCCCCCGCCGATCCGTACCAAGCTGCTCAGGATTCTCCTGCTTCCGCTGGTCTCCATGGTCGCCCTGTGGGGGTTCATCGCCTATTCCAGCGTTGAGGAGATCGTCACCGTCTCCCAGGCGCAGGACCGCTGGGAGGGCATCGGTTCGCCGGTGCTGCAGCTGATCGTCGAGTTACAGCGGGAGCGCCAGCTCTCGGCGGAGGCGGTCCGCGGCACCGGCTCGTACGAGCCGCTGGCCGAGCAGCGGCGCGTCACCGACGGCAAGGCCAAGCGCCTGCGCGAGGTGATCAGCGCCCTCGACGTCGGGGCGGCGGAGGGGGACACCCCGGCCCAGGTGCAGGCGCTGCTGCAGGCGCTCGACGGGCTGCAGTCGCTGCGCGACTCCGCCGACGGCGGCGTTCTGGCCCCGCCGCTGACCATCATCGAGGCGTACAACAACCTGATCAGCGTCGCCAACGGGCAGTTCAGCGACCGCGACGCGCTCAGCGACGTCTCGTCCTACCAGGCGGTGCGCGGCATGGCGGCCTACAGCGCCGCGGCCGAGTATCTGGGCCGCGAGCACGCCGTGCTCACCACCACGATCGTGCACCACAAGATGACCCCCAGGGACCGGGCCTCGTTCGTCTCCGCGATGACCAGCCGCCGGCTCGTCTTCGCCAACGCCGAGCGCGACGTGGGCCCCGAACTGCGGGCCAACTACGACCGGCTGGTCGCCAGCGCGTCGTACAAGCGGCTGGTGGACGCGGAGGACCTGCTGTTCGGCTGGGACACCAGCGGCGGCGCGCCGCCCGTGGACCCCACCGTGTGGAAGCGGGACGCCGACGCCATCTTCGGCGCGATCAGCCGCGACACGCAGACGGAGCTGGCCCGCACCGCGCAGGAGGCGCAGTCCCAGAAGTCCGGCGCGTACTGGCGCATCGGCCTGGTCCTGCTGCTGGGCCTGGCCGCGGTGGTGGCGTCGGTGGCGCTGTCGTACCGGTTCGGCCGCTCGCTGATCACCGAGCTCAGCCGGCTGCAGGAGTCGGCCGTGGAGCTGGCCGAGCGGCGGCTGCCCCGGCTGGTCGAGCGGCTGCGCCGCGGCGACGACGTGGACCCGGCCACCGAGGCGCCCGGCCTCGACCGCGCCGACACCGCCGAGGTCGACCGGGTGGTGCACGCCTTCTCCGCCGTACGCCGCACGGCGGTCGAGGCGGCGGTGGGCCAGGCGACCCTGCGCAAGGGCGTCGGCCTGGTCTTCCTCAACCTGGCCCGGCGCAACCAGGCGCTGCTCCACCGCCAGCTCACGCTGCTCGACACCATGGAACGCCGCGTCGAGGAGCCGGAGGTCCTGGAGGACCTGTTCAAGCTCGACCACCTGACCACCCGCATGCGGCGGCACGCCGAGAACCTGATCATCCTGTCCGACTCCGCGCCCGCGCGGCGCTGGCGCGACCCGGTGCCGCTGTTCGACGTCGTACGCGCGGCGGGGCTGGAGGTCGAGGACTACACCCGCGTCACCGTCGTGCCGATGCCGAACGCCCCGTTGCTGGTCGGCCCCGCCGTCACCGACGTGATCCACCTGGTCGCCGAGCTGGTGGAGAACGCCACCGTCTTCTCCCCGCCCGACACGACCGTGCACATCCGCAGCATGACGGCGGCCAACGGCTTCGCGCTGGAGGTGGAGGACCGGGGCCTGGGGCTGAACCACGCCACCCTCGACGAGCTCAACTCCAAGCTGGCCGACCCGCCGGAGTTCGACCTGGCCGACAGCGACCGGCTCGGCCTGTTCGTGGTGTCCAGGCTCGCGGCCCGGCACGGGATCAAGGTCTCGCTGCGCCGCTCGCCGTACGACGGGACCACCGCGATCGTGCTGCTGCCGGCCTCCCTGCTCGTCAACCTCCAGCCCCCGGCCGTCGCGCCCGCCACCGACCGCGTCGCCGCGCACATCGCCAGGCCCATGCGCGCGCTCGGCACCGGGCCCGCCGAGCCCCGTCCCCGCGGGGTCGCCGTCGCCCCCGAGCCCCTGCCGCCCCTCGGGCCGGACGCGCCCGCGCGCGCCCCGGAACGCGGGACCTGGTTCGAGGCCGGGCCGCCCTCGACCCCGATCATCCAGGCCGGCCCCGTGACCGGGCCCGTGAACGGCTCCGCGAACGGGCTCACGGGTTCGCCTCTCGACGGGTCCCCGAACGGGCTCGCGGGCGGACCCGGGGACGGGCTCGCGGCCGGACTCGGGAACGGGCTTGCGGCCGGACTCGGGAACGGGCTTGCGAACGGAGCGGCGAACGGGCCTTCCGGCGGGCTCGTGGACGAGTTCCTGGAGGGGCTCGTGGACGGGCTCGCGGACGGGCCGGACAGCGGGCCCGCCACTGGACCGATCCGGATTCCGACGCCGGTCCCCGGCCCCGCCACCCCGCCCGGCCCGCCCGCCGGCTGGAGCGTCACGGTGCCGGCCGAGGAGGCCGACGATGACCTCGACGGGCTGCCCATGCGGGTGCCGCAGGCCAGCCTGGCTCCCCAGCTCCGCTCCGCCAGACGCGCGGACCGGCGCAGCACCTCGGCGCGCTCGCCGGAGGAGCTCGCACAACTCATGTCGTCCATGCAACGCGGCTGGCAGCAAGGCCGTCGCCAGGCGGAGCAGGGACAAGACGTGTGGAACCGAAAGGACGACCATCCCGATGCCCGACCCGAGAAGTGA